A window from Enterocloster bolteae encodes these proteins:
- a CDS encoding phage tail tape measure protein, translated as MANNIKGITIEIGGDTTKLQNALKGVNGDLKSTKNELKEVEKGLKLDPKNTELLAQKQQLLTKAVGETKDKLDVLKTAEAQVEQQFKNGEASEEQYRAIKREVIATEAELKNLEEQAKASNSTLAKVGDAFGTVGDKATKAGEKMMPVTAGITALGAAGVAASMELDNGYDTIITKTGATGEALESLTTVADNVFSDMPTTMDDVGVAVGEVNTRFGATGTELENLSKEFIKFANINGTDLNTAIDSVDSIMTKFGVDASQTKNVLGLMTKAGQDTGISMETLETALTTNGASLKEMGLDLTSSVNLLAQMEASGVDVSTALAGMKKAVQNATADGKSADEALTETIDSIKNAKTETEALTIASDLFGKKGAAEMTQAIREGRLSVDDLSGALSDYGDVVSDTFETTLDPWDDAAVAMNNLKLAGADLGSSILTTLQPTIDKVVNKVKEFTTWFKNLDDNTKQMIVKIGMIVAAIGPALIIFGKMSTGISGVIKTVTGLTSKIGGMSGVLSALTGPVGIVIAIIAALAAGFIALYKTNDEFKEKVDGTIGKVKDAFSQMWTTIQPLLESLKQAFINLMAALKPVFEFVLTYIASIVNGVINAAAPIIAAIQNVIDFVTNIINAIIALLHGDFDGFFSYLQGAFNSAISFVKNIIQAVINFIIGFLEGFGVNVKTLFTNIWNSIVAVFQGVGQWFSDRFTEAWNAITTIFSAIGSWFAARWNDIKTALATVATWFLTMFTNAYTNVTNVFATIGSWFAARWNDIKTALAAVATWFLTMFTNAYTNVTNVFAAIGSWFGARWTEIKTALASVPTWFKTQFDNAWTNIKNAFANVTSFFSDLWEKIKGCFVNVGTAIGSAVSDAFKSAINSCLSTIEGVVNKFIGMINGVIGIINEIPGVSLSKIDTLSLPRLAKGGVLREGTAMVAEAGPELLSMVNGKAVVTPLTGSAVNTAADNLKGNNGGFHQEINITSPKALSPYEVARQTRIQTRAMAIAMQRG; from the coding sequence GTGGCTAACAACATTAAGGGTATTACTATTGAGATTGGCGGAGATACAACCAAGTTGCAAAATGCCTTAAAGGGTGTAAACGGGGACCTCAAAAGTACCAAGAATGAGTTAAAAGAGGTTGAAAAGGGCTTGAAATTAGACCCCAAGAATACCGAACTTTTAGCACAGAAACAACAGTTGCTTACAAAGGCAGTAGGCGAAACCAAAGATAAATTAGATGTATTAAAAACGGCAGAAGCCCAGGTGGAGCAGCAGTTTAAAAACGGCGAAGCATCCGAGGAGCAGTACCGGGCAATCAAACGTGAAGTAATCGCAACGGAAGCAGAACTTAAAAACCTGGAAGAGCAAGCAAAGGCGAGTAATTCAACGCTTGCAAAGGTGGGGGATGCTTTTGGAACGGTAGGGGATAAGGCAACCAAAGCCGGGGAAAAGATGATGCCCGTAACGGCCGGAATAACCGCATTAGGAGCAGCCGGGGTTGCTGCATCTATGGAATTAGATAACGGCTATGACACCATTATTACCAAGACGGGAGCAACCGGGGAAGCCCTGGAAAGCCTTACGACAGTAGCGGACAATGTATTTTCAGATATGCCAACTACAATGGATGATGTGGGCGTAGCGGTTGGAGAAGTAAATACAAGGTTCGGGGCAACCGGGACAGAGTTAGAAAATCTTTCAAAAGAATTTATTAAATTTGCAAACATCAACGGAACGGATTTAAACACGGCTATTGATAGCGTGGACAGTATTATGACAAAATTCGGCGTTGATGCTTCACAGACAAAAAATGTGTTGGGGCTTATGACAAAAGCGGGCCAGGACACGGGTATTTCAATGGAAACATTGGAAACCGCACTTACAACCAACGGTGCAAGCCTTAAAGAAATGGGGCTTGATTTAACATCATCCGTTAATTTGCTTGCACAAATGGAAGCAAGCGGCGTTGATGTTTCAACCGCACTTGCCGGAATGAAAAAAGCGGTTCAGAACGCAACGGCAGACGGCAAGAGTGCAGACGAAGCATTGACCGAAACAATAGATAGCATTAAAAACGCAAAGACAGAAACGGAAGCCTTAACCATTGCATCCGACCTTTTCGGAAAGAAAGGTGCGGCGGAAATGACCCAGGCAATCCGTGAGGGGCGCTTATCCGTAGACGATTTAAGCGGTGCTTTATCAGACTATGGGGATGTGGTAAGTGACACATTTGAAACCACATTAGACCCGTGGGATGATGCAGCCGTAGCAATGAACAATTTGAAACTTGCCGGGGCAGACCTGGGAAGTTCCATTTTAACCACATTGCAGCCAACAATTGATAAGGTTGTGAACAAGGTAAAAGAGTTTACAACATGGTTTAAAAACCTGGACGACAACACAAAACAGATGATTGTAAAAATCGGAATGATTGTTGCGGCTATCGGCCCGGCTTTAATCATATTTGGGAAAATGTCAACGGGAATATCCGGGGTAATAAAAACCGTAACGGGATTAACAAGCAAAATAGGCGGAATGAGTGGTGTTTTATCAGCACTCACGGGACCGGTTGGAATAGTGATTGCTATTATAGCGGCACTTGCCGCCGGGTTCATTGCTTTATATAAAACGAATGATGAATTTAAAGAGAAAGTGGACGGGACCATAGGAAAGGTAAAGGATGCCTTTTCGCAGATGTGGACAACCATACAACCGCTTTTGGAGAGCCTAAAGCAAGCGTTTATTAACCTCATGGCTGCATTAAAACCCGTATTTGAATTTGTTCTTACATACATAGCAAGTATTGTAAATGGGGTTATCAATGCAGCAGCACCGATAATTGCAGCAATCCAAAATGTGATTGATTTTGTTACCAATATCATAAATGCCATTATAGCGTTATTACATGGAGATTTTGACGGTTTCTTTTCGTATCTGCAAGGTGCGTTTAATAGTGCAATATCGTTTGTAAAAAACATCATCCAGGCGGTTATAAATTTCATAATCGGATTTTTAGAGGGGTTCGGCGTAAATGTAAAAACATTATTTACCAATATTTGGAATAGCATTGTTGCCGTATTCCAGGGCGTGGGTCAGTGGTTCAGTGACCGATTTACGGAAGCATGGAACGCAATAACCACAATTTTTTCTGCAATCGGTTCATGGTTCGCCGCCAGGTGGAACGACATAAAAACCGCCCTTGCGACCGTGGCAACGTGGTTTCTTACCATGTTTACAAATGCCTATACGAATGTAACAAACGTATTCGCTACAATCGGTTCATGGTTCGCCGCAAGGTGGAACGATATAAAAACCGCCCTTGCAGCAGTAGCCACATGGTTTTTAACTATGTTCACAAACGCATACACCAACGTAACAAATGTATTTGCTGCAATTGGTTCATGGTTTGGGGCAAGGTGGACGGAGATAAAAACCGCCCTTGCATCCGTTCCAACATGGTTTAAAACACAGTTTGATAACGCATGGACGAACATAAAAAACGCATTTGCCAATGTAACTTCCTTTTTCTCTGATTTATGGGAGAAAATCAAGGGTTGTTTCGTAAATGTCGGTACGGCAATTGGTAGTGCGGTAAGTGATGCTTTTAAATCGGCAATCAACAGTTGCCTATCAACCATAGAGGGCGTTGTAAATAAGTTTATCGGTATGATTAACGGGGTAATTGGAATTATCAATGAGATACCGGGCGTTTCACTTTCAAAAATTGATACGCTTTCACTTCCGAGACTTGCAAAGGGCGGTGTATTAAGAGAGGGTACGGCAATGGTAGCAGAAGCCGGGCCGGAACTTTTAAGCATGGTAAACGGAAAAGCGGTTGTAACACCGCTTACGGGTTCAGCCGTAAACACGGCAGCAGACAACCTAAAGGGTAATAATGGCGGTTTCCACCAGGAAATCAATATTACAAGCCCTAAAGCCCTATCCCCTTATGAAGTGGCAAGACAAACGAGAATACAGACCCGTGCAATGGCTATTGCAATGCAGAGGGGGTAA
- a CDS encoding phage tail domain-containing protein, whose product MADITITCTNDKNVSITFRWDWDKSPFHLLDVEGIYGYSCKVTTSENTTTDGSTYQGSTAEERNIVITTEIDGDYKKNRELLYRVFQKGRTGTLEYSEDGDVKTINYKVENVLPGAITGVVRDYTISLKCPDPYFKDLSDVEVVMASWVSDWYFENGFDINGVEFGHREAELVKEIENDNGADNIGITAIFKADGIVKNPAIYHSESGKYTKVGYTGNDFELQSGQYVVIFTHTGKKNMYLLDGVSQAEIEEHKDRYGMIDWDTVVSIYGTIINQYYDEDGEYIQLQDGTNTITYNAESGINYLSVSVYYRISYLGV is encoded by the coding sequence ATGGCAGATATTACAATTACTTGTACAAATGATAAAAATGTTTCTATTACCTTTAGGTGGGATTGGGATAAAAGCCCATTCCACCTATTGGATGTAGAGGGAATTTATGGTTACAGTTGCAAGGTTACAACATCAGAAAATACTACCACGGACGGCAGCACATACCAGGGAAGCACGGCAGAGGAAAGAAACATTGTAATTACAACAGAGATTGACGGGGATTACAAAAAGAACCGGGAATTATTATACAGAGTATTCCAAAAGGGCAGAACCGGAACGCTTGAATATAGCGAGGACGGGGATGTAAAAACTATCAATTACAAAGTAGAAAATGTATTGCCGGGAGCAATAACGGGCGTTGTGAGGGATTATACAATTAGTCTTAAATGTCCAGACCCATACTTTAAGGACCTGTCAGATGTGGAAGTGGTAATGGCAAGTTGGGTATCAGATTGGTACTTTGAAAACGGGTTTGATATTAACGGCGTGGAATTTGGACACCGGGAAGCCGAGTTGGTAAAAGAAATTGAGAATGACAACGGAGCGGACAATATCGGAATTACCGCAATATTCAAAGCAGACGGCATTGTAAAAAATCCGGCCATTTACCATTCAGAGAGTGGGAAATATACAAAGGTTGGTTATACCGGAAATGATTTTGAATTACAAAGCGGTCAATATGTGGTTATTTTCACACATACCGGAAAGAAAAATATGTATCTTTTGGACGGTGTGAGCCAGGCGGAAATTGAGGAACACAAGGACCGTTACGGAATGATTGATTGGGACACGGTTGTTTCCATATACGGGACAATCATAAACCAATATTATGACGAGGACGGGGAGTATATACAGTTGCAGGACGGCACAAACACCATTACATACAACGCAGAAAGCGGCATTAACTATTTATCCGTGTCAGTATATTACCGCATTTCATATTTGGGGGTGTAA
- a CDS encoding siphovirus ReqiPepy6 Gp37-like family protein, whose protein sequence is MEIIVYDRNLYRLGTIENHTSLQWHRKYYECGTFELHAPATEDNIRLLQPGNVIRPKGKDEAAVIRGDQTEEESTLVNEIVRNGYFLPIYFNDRLTGPMFTFNGTCEDAMRFMINRMAAVPLLEVAPGIGDATKITFQATYKNVLTYLSKIARYCELGFRVVPDFKGKKMTFETYKGIDRTTKQGTKPRVIFSESYNNLNRAKHTYSDETAKTKIVVGGAGDGADRIYVTVGGGTGFDLREEFLDAKDINKDDFSTNAEYLEALRIRGEQYRAENAVIENIEAEVEAEVNFIYGTDYDLGDIVTVEKAKWNKVLNLRITELCEVYEYGGMYVVPTFGDALPTTINWDN, encoded by the coding sequence ATGGAAATTATTGTATATGACCGCAATTTGTACCGCCTGGGGACGATTGAAAACCATACATCCTTACAATGGCATAGAAAATATTACGAGTGTGGCACGTTTGAGTTACACGCCCCGGCAACAGAGGACAACATAAGGCTTTTGCAGCCGGGTAATGTAATAAGGCCAAAAGGAAAGGATGAAGCCGCCGTTATCCGTGGGGACCAGACGGAAGAGGAAAGCACCCTTGTAAATGAGATTGTGCGAAACGGCTATTTTCTGCCTATATATTTCAATGACAGATTGACCGGCCCCATGTTCACATTCAACGGAACGTGTGAAGATGCCATGCGCTTTATGATTAACCGTATGGCAGCAGTACCGTTATTGGAAGTAGCCCCAGGAATAGGGGATGCAACCAAAATAACATTCCAGGCAACCTATAAGAATGTTTTAACCTATCTTTCCAAGATTGCCCGGTATTGTGAATTGGGCTTTAGGGTAGTGCCGGACTTTAAGGGTAAGAAAATGACCTTTGAAACATACAAAGGCATAGACAGAACCACGAAGCAAGGCACAAAGCCCCGTGTAATCTTTTCAGAGAGTTACAACAACCTAAACCGTGCAAAACATACCTATTCAGACGAAACCGCCAAAACAAAGATTGTTGTAGGTGGGGCCGGGGACGGTGCGGACCGTATTTATGTAACGGTTGGCGGCGGAACGGGGTTTGATTTACGGGAAGAGTTTTTGGATGCCAAAGACATAAACAAAGATGATTTTTCAACCAATGCGGAATACCTGGAAGCGTTACGCATCCGGGGGGAGCAGTACAGAGCGGAAAACGCCGTGATTGAGAACATAGAAGCCGAAGTGGAAGCCGAGGTTAATTTTATCTATGGCACGGATTACGATTTAGGGGACATTGTGACAGTAGAAAAGGCGAAATGGAACAAAGTATTAAATTTACGTATTACGGAACTTTGCGAGGTTTACGAATACGGCGGAATGTATGTTGTTCCTACTTTTGGGGATGCCCTACCCACAACAATAAATTGGGACAATTAG